Proteins from a genomic interval of Candidatus Deferrimicrobium borealis:
- the coaE gene encoding dephospho-CoA kinase (Dephospho-CoA kinase (CoaE) performs the final step in coenzyme A biosynthesis.), which produces MTGNIGSGKSTVAAMLRDAGIPVLDADRISRQVTAPGERAYDPVVRAFGKEIVRDDGSIDRKRLGEIVFADPRLRSRLEAITHPAILEAMKEAIARIEREGHRAVVVEAALIHESGKKGLFQAVISVTCDRETAISRLAARDGMTRGQAEARLRAQLPDDRKAGASDYVIDNSGDIESTRRQVVALAGELLGKEISG; this is translated from the coding sequence TTGACGGGGAACATCGGATCGGGGAAAAGCACGGTGGCCGCGATGCTGCGCGATGCGGGGATCCCGGTCCTCGACGCCGACCGGATCTCCCGCCAGGTGACGGCCCCGGGAGAACGGGCGTACGACCCCGTCGTTCGGGCGTTCGGGAAGGAAATCGTGCGGGACGACGGGTCGATCGACCGGAAGCGGCTGGGGGAAATCGTTTTCGCCGATCCTCGACTGCGATCACGGCTGGAGGCGATCACCCACCCCGCCATTCTCGAAGCGATGAAAGAGGCGATCGCCCGGATCGAACGCGAGGGACACCGCGCGGTCGTCGTGGAGGCGGCCCTTATTCATGAATCCGGCAAGAAGGGGTTGTTCCAGGCGGTGATCTCGGTCACGTGCGACCGGGAAACCGCGATCTCCCGACTCGCTGCCCGCGACGGGATGACGCGCGGCCAGGCCGAGGCGAGACTCCGTGCGCAGTTGCCCGATGACCGAAAAGCCGGAGCTTCCGATTACGTGATCGACAACTCGGGGGACATCGAGTCTACCCGTCGCCAGGTCGTCGCACTGGCAGGGGAGCTGCTGGGAAAAGAGATTAGCGGATAG
- a CDS encoding NAD-dependent deacylase, whose product MRAGGSDPIREAARILAERGNAVVLTGAGISVESGIPSFRGSQGMWAKYDPMEYATLHAFMQSPRKVWEMLTEMVSVCGFAAPNAAHRGLAALEEMGVARAVITQNVDGLHQAAGSRRVIEYHGNLDELICVYCWKRYPTRDRWTPGSVPLCDCGEILKPNVVLFGEPIPWLAQEEAEEEARTCGVLVVIGTSAQVSPACDIPRIAKESGAAVVEINPEPTSLTASVTDVHLRGSASEVLRRLLKELSPD is encoded by the coding sequence GTGCGCGCGGGCGGGAGCGACCCGATCCGGGAGGCGGCCCGCATCCTGGCGGAGCGTGGAAACGCCGTCGTCTTGACCGGCGCGGGGATCTCGGTGGAGAGCGGCATCCCGTCGTTCCGCGGGTCCCAGGGGATGTGGGCGAAGTACGACCCGATGGAGTACGCAACCCTCCACGCCTTCATGCAATCCCCCCGCAAGGTGTGGGAGATGCTTACGGAGATGGTCTCCGTCTGCGGCTTCGCTGCGCCCAACGCGGCGCACAGGGGTCTGGCCGCCCTCGAGGAGATGGGGGTCGCGCGCGCCGTCATCACCCAGAACGTGGACGGCCTGCACCAGGCGGCCGGTTCCCGCCGTGTGATCGAGTACCACGGGAACCTCGACGAGTTGATCTGCGTTTATTGCTGGAAGCGGTACCCTACCCGGGACCGGTGGACGCCCGGCTCCGTTCCCCTGTGCGACTGCGGAGAGATCCTCAAGCCCAACGTGGTCCTCTTCGGGGAGCCGATCCCGTGGCTTGCCCAGGAAGAGGCCGAGGAGGAGGCCCGGACGTGCGGCGTCCTCGTGGTGATCGGCACCTCCGCGCAGGTTTCCCCCGCCTGCGACATCCCGCGGATCGCGAAGGAGTCCGGCGCCGCGGTGGTGGAGATCAATCCGGAACCGACATCGCTCACCGCATCCGTGACGGACGTCCACCTGCGGGGGAGCGCCTCGGAGGTCCTCCGGCGGCTCCTGAAAGAACTCTCCCCGGACTAA
- the ald gene encoding alanine dehydrogenase, which yields MRIGIPRETKPGECRVAVTPSGVRALRDAGAGIVLETGAGTASGFGDREYRDAGGMIVPTASEAWSADLVVKVKEPLPAEFRFLSKSSTLFTFLHLAAFPQLTQELLTRRVTAIGYETVVSGGALPILRPMSEVAGILSIQVGARGLERDCGGRGVLLSATGGSPPGDVAVLGAGVAGRNAARIAAWIGANVTVLDVNPEKLSGAQNECGGQARTVRSTPEAVAEVVKETDLLVSTVLVAGERAPRLVTREMIRSMRPGAVAVDIAIDQGGSLETSRPTTHADPYFIEERVVHYCVTNMPAAVPRTSTQGLATAVFPYLLSFAMKGVVGALRSDDGLLSGLNTCDGHVTCAGVAKAFGKPFLPAPEAIR from the coding sequence ATGCGGATCGGAATCCCGCGTGAGACAAAGCCAGGGGAGTGCCGGGTCGCCGTTACTCCGTCGGGGGTGCGTGCTCTTCGCGACGCCGGCGCAGGAATCGTCTTAGAGACCGGCGCCGGGACGGCCAGCGGGTTCGGGGACCGGGAATACCGCGACGCCGGGGGTATGATCGTTCCCACGGCGTCGGAGGCATGGTCCGCCGACCTCGTGGTGAAGGTCAAGGAACCGTTGCCCGCGGAATTCCGATTCCTCTCGAAATCTTCCACCCTGTTCACCTTTCTGCATCTCGCCGCATTTCCGCAACTTACGCAAGAACTCCTCACCCGAAGGGTGACGGCGATCGGCTACGAGACGGTGGTCTCCGGCGGCGCCCTGCCGATCCTGCGGCCGATGAGCGAGGTGGCGGGGATCCTTTCCATCCAGGTCGGAGCGCGGGGACTCGAACGAGATTGCGGGGGGCGTGGTGTCCTGCTTTCCGCGACCGGCGGTTCTCCGCCGGGAGACGTAGCCGTATTGGGAGCGGGGGTGGCCGGCCGGAACGCCGCCCGGATCGCTGCGTGGATCGGCGCGAACGTGACGGTCCTCGACGTGAACCCGGAAAAACTTTCCGGGGCGCAGAACGAATGCGGTGGACAAGCGCGAACGGTCCGGTCCACCCCCGAGGCGGTCGCCGAGGTGGTGAAGGAGACGGACCTTCTCGTTTCGACTGTGCTGGTGGCGGGGGAACGGGCGCCGCGCCTGGTCACGCGGGAGATGATCCGCTCGATGCGCCCCGGAGCGGTGGCGGTGGACATCGCCATCGACCAGGGAGGATCGCTCGAAACGTCCCGCCCGACGACCCACGCGGATCCGTATTTCATAGAGGAGCGAGTCGTCCACTACTGCGTGACGAACATGCCCGCCGCCGTCCCGCGCACCTCCACGCAAGGTCTTGCGACCGCCGTATTTCCGTACCTGCTGTCGTTTGCGATGAAAGGCGTTGTCGGCGCGTTGCGGTCGGACGATGGTCTTCTCTCGGGGCTCAACACTTGCGACGGGCACGTCACCTGCGCGGGGGTCGCGAAGGCGTTCGGGAAACCGTTCCTGCCCGCGCCGGAAGCTATCCGCTAA
- a CDS encoding cold-shock protein yields the protein MAFGTVKWFNDAKGFGFITEEGGEDIFVHFSEIKGEGFRTLAEGQRVEFEVTSGPKGKKAANVRKA from the coding sequence ATGGCATTCGGCACGGTCAAATGGTTCAACGACGCGAAGGGGTTCGGTTTCATCACGGAAGAGGGCGGGGAGGACATCTTCGTCCACTTCAGCGAGATCAAGGGGGAGGGGTTCCGGACCCTCGCCGAGGGGCAGCGGGTGGAGTTCGAGGTCACCTCCGGCCCGAAGGGGAAAAAGGCGGCGAACGTCCGCAAGGCCTGA
- a CDS encoding SDR family NAD(P)-dependent oxidoreductase, translating to MSAPFISQEDCWPLGLPPTLANPLPRRMRALTIHRDQYGPPSGSVHMEDVPAPRLKPNEAKRVLVSILATGPNFNTNFAALGLPVPVFGKGDTASVHVPGSDALGIVVDAGPGVSTVKVGQAVILDSWTGRSIRGYETHDGFNAQFAVVDEDRAVPVTGALRNLTPERLAAMLLTYGTAYRAVTERLSVRPGDAVLVMGGGKGTSFPGAQMAKSLGARVLLVGSNPELARDLIARGMADAFVDRRSIPKEVFGVIPAGMPHAEWERRTAPFRRAVFEANGGKPVDKIFEHTGGENFPLLISALSPGGTLAFFGATGKGVKGEYKETFFHDGRRFVMDARWVWMRQKQVVFRRAKPAAIFDELGLPPGRRVLVWGADRDAREFVAAARARTAEVVVIASATREKRGIAELSRMGMPPTHILDRDGFSLPEEMPDPLTPEGRLNPEYASGFTRPAQALGKALWKVFGPRVSPDVVVDRVDQDTLHFSTFVARDFDEKDVFPCGTVVLRGKSDLSIRGSHMYDASQAAEVVRLLSSGKIAMDREDLEVTDLPGLPALQQMMLDGTMRKPKGVALVQGDRQGRTVADYEEAFRGEIVQTADPAAGKFVDVRMAGDIAVVTITRPDSLNALSEELLSQFTAVVREAGSLGTIGGRAVKAIVLTGAGRSFVAGADVKEFHGKTADVVDALAWKNISVFTELENLPLPVVALVDGFALGGGNELAMSAHYRIVTENALLGQPEVKLGIIPGYGGMQRLPRLIGPQGAAEICVNGEPVDGSTAVSLGWADEFVPSSIALSRAVAAARDFAAGSRPLPRRDWDALADAGKEELARLFARPEVKTILEAPTPGKESAGNLRAVRLAAARDALLAMRHGYTLGFGEGLRNDARMFGAVAASPGGQEWVGRFLAKDAAQSSFLTLLPPAEPREGKALPITKKAPGDRPITFVEIGEIAAILKEKMKSGYVTPLPKKILNEVIALLKDRPSPAILAEIDPEKSGNIGARIASLLSRGKISVRVVDLGTDEGFRRENARPTCEVLLVEKDGEILWEGKKRFRTEPGALPRVFLPKGFLERNRSRPHVVYQAIIHPILEWVFGYPHMIAVLSESAYNAIPPETAGGLSDLNRYIAEGAGRDFDFSYFDRILVDAYEPEDFRKEELSNFFGGDDRKVGTVLARAREMGVRYRELVAEIREGIRGEIAARQVAAGRAALGEGDPERALHLLRPLVLSPETPSTHRAEAADAIAVAIRSYALGADPAFEGVTVAAGEVTVESWADPRARDLSRLLSLALSLARTSAGSGPGVGESVAGSPVRRTVHVVRELERPSGKFIDGNDGVHWVFEKGFVLRLLSGMAEGTLDEGIPALLACRLLRDASFPDEKLSIERQFSAAVKGTLEAYRFFQSLPEATRKQMAETYARHPPADPLFRLFSSLETEGNPARASHMIRSMTARTHSYRHVRYPDTALAGKVVVITGGGTGMGRSLALEAARRGGNVVITGRRPAPLLETKADMDDLLRHLGLTNQTLCVQGDVSDPKYVGEMFEQIEKEFGRIDVLYNNAGVSGPVVFGSAYEEGHFDEYREAVNVHLTGSWMASLEAARIMEGQPGGGTIVMVGTFYSESIHHHVLHAYPGRLPYTSAQSAKLALGDYLAWALAGKAITVLSLNPSAVSTERIQRGAGVFDKGSKARARIGRTVSPEALERDTLDRTVGHAFVDPRDFAALALEVVEGPFRRTIGGVRLPMGGVTYEQPPGVFPSPAVLSRYPDLVGKVALLVVGEALSGDVPLIEASAAALARSGASVVLSGGRPEILEPAALKINARGGEGTATVSPVNLSHPAQVQELFDSLPRIDLLLYFTGSVDWKRPLTNLPHDEWTARVDRFGLIPRFLCWQAERRMDRDGTDGTIVLVGPDLSGAPTIRERNLVQVFQAMLRPAVATEAMERALMRKAGTEGTAPGPVANVNIGLVLPGRTDGRNRQARPEATAASVLWFLDDGKRVSGAVLLPDEQNAIASLPLDPVEIPATASGKVAVVTGGIRNLGKEISLRLAAERATVVIGSRFPPTGSKDPAEAEKARGELASADAVLTRMRRSGGRALWVHTDVALPGSVRALLSETRNRFGRIDLLVNNAGAGGNFSRVGDVMRDHRENFSAVLAANFLGPWEAIVAAREILRSQPGGGSIVNVSTHYADHPYLFRTIYTVSKILLKALAKAARAGLAADGISITDVAPTLIAGPRMEWVMRNYATKFSAGFDDFPGLSPSGRKVLTEGFLRSFDGAVSGAEREAAAVSFLAALRSQKIPKDARERIESWYGRIGEWFRSTVPTAPPRNEEVAEAVLFAAKDGRFLENPFLAITTLPPFSSFPPSPGSGRVLSGGEPGTIVSTGDAGALHRRLHEALSGTGASVTSLSDAELPDGQARIRRPAGHPSAKGARGRATETQQRALDLSDPRVVEPWLDNALVGAPPPAFVVLIVGVPGGGKGVLDGSGEDRLRFLGNVRKSVTLFAESARAVRDGGHLVVVGPPESTGEGQLMLAALRQTVRTFLAEQHFLPSAKTVRVSLLAGRPPGAERETERELIAILEGTQPPTVAPVPVGYPRP from the coding sequence ATGTCCGCACCGTTCATTTCGCAAGAAGATTGCTGGCCCCTCGGTCTCCCTCCCACGCTGGCGAATCCCCTGCCGCGACGGATGCGGGCGCTCACGATCCACCGCGACCAGTACGGCCCCCCCTCCGGATCCGTCCACATGGAGGACGTCCCTGCCCCCCGCCTGAAGCCGAACGAGGCGAAGCGGGTCCTCGTGTCGATCCTGGCGACCGGGCCCAATTTCAACACGAACTTCGCCGCCCTGGGACTTCCGGTTCCGGTGTTCGGGAAAGGGGACACGGCGTCCGTGCACGTCCCGGGGAGCGACGCCCTCGGGATCGTGGTCGACGCCGGCCCCGGGGTCTCGACCGTCAAGGTCGGCCAGGCGGTCATCCTCGACTCGTGGACCGGCCGGAGCATCCGTGGGTATGAGACGCACGACGGGTTCAACGCCCAGTTCGCCGTCGTGGACGAAGACCGCGCGGTGCCGGTGACGGGGGCCCTGCGGAACCTCACGCCGGAACGGCTTGCCGCCATGCTCCTGACGTATGGGACCGCGTACCGCGCGGTGACGGAGCGCCTCTCGGTGCGACCGGGAGACGCGGTCCTCGTGATGGGAGGCGGAAAGGGGACGAGTTTTCCCGGCGCGCAGATGGCGAAATCCCTCGGCGCGCGCGTCCTCCTCGTCGGCTCCAACCCGGAACTGGCGCGGGATCTGATCGCGAGGGGGATGGCCGACGCCTTCGTGGATCGCCGTTCGATCCCGAAGGAGGTGTTCGGCGTGATTCCCGCGGGGATGCCGCACGCGGAGTGGGAGCGCAGGACCGCTCCCTTCCGGAGGGCCGTCTTCGAGGCGAACGGCGGAAAGCCGGTGGACAAGATCTTCGAGCACACCGGCGGGGAAAATTTCCCCCTCCTGATCTCCGCCCTCTCCCCCGGCGGGACGCTCGCCTTCTTCGGAGCCACCGGGAAGGGGGTGAAGGGCGAATACAAGGAGACGTTCTTCCACGACGGGCGCCGATTCGTGATGGACGCCCGCTGGGTGTGGATGCGGCAGAAGCAGGTCGTCTTCCGCCGGGCGAAACCCGCCGCGATCTTCGACGAACTCGGGCTCCCCCCCGGGCGGCGGGTTCTCGTCTGGGGAGCGGACCGCGATGCGAGGGAATTCGTCGCCGCGGCGCGGGCGCGCACCGCGGAGGTCGTCGTGATCGCCTCCGCGACGCGGGAGAAGCGCGGGATCGCGGAACTCTCCCGCATGGGAATGCCGCCGACCCACATCCTCGACCGCGACGGTTTCTCCCTTCCCGAAGAGATGCCGGACCCGCTGACTCCGGAGGGGCGCCTCAACCCCGAATACGCCTCCGGGTTCACGCGTCCCGCGCAGGCGCTGGGGAAGGCCCTCTGGAAGGTGTTCGGTCCGCGCGTCTCCCCCGACGTCGTCGTGGACCGCGTCGACCAGGATACGCTCCACTTCAGCACCTTCGTCGCGCGGGATTTCGACGAGAAAGACGTCTTCCCGTGCGGGACCGTCGTCCTTCGGGGAAAAAGCGATCTCTCCATCCGGGGCTCCCACATGTACGACGCTTCCCAGGCCGCCGAGGTGGTGCGCCTTCTGTCGTCCGGGAAGATCGCGATGGATCGGGAAGACCTCGAGGTCACCGACCTTCCGGGCCTTCCCGCCCTGCAGCAGATGATGCTCGACGGGACGATGCGGAAACCGAAAGGGGTCGCCCTTGTACAGGGGGATCGGCAGGGGAGGACGGTCGCCGACTACGAGGAGGCCTTCCGGGGAGAGATTGTCCAGACGGCCGACCCGGCGGCCGGGAAATTCGTCGATGTACGGATGGCGGGTGACATCGCGGTGGTCACGATCACCCGCCCGGATTCGCTCAACGCCTTGAGCGAGGAGCTCCTTTCGCAGTTTACCGCCGTTGTCCGGGAGGCGGGGTCCCTGGGCACGATCGGCGGTCGGGCCGTCAAGGCGATCGTCCTCACCGGTGCCGGGCGCTCCTTCGTCGCCGGCGCGGACGTCAAGGAGTTCCACGGGAAAACCGCGGACGTCGTCGACGCCCTGGCGTGGAAGAACATCTCCGTCTTCACGGAACTCGAAAACCTGCCCCTCCCCGTCGTGGCCCTGGTCGATGGCTTCGCGCTCGGTGGCGGCAACGAACTCGCGATGAGCGCGCATTACCGGATCGTGACCGAAAACGCCCTCCTCGGACAGCCGGAGGTGAAGCTCGGAATCATCCCGGGATACGGCGGAATGCAGCGCCTACCCCGCCTGATCGGCCCGCAGGGGGCGGCGGAGATCTGCGTCAACGGCGAGCCGGTGGACGGCAGCACGGCGGTGTCGCTCGGGTGGGCCGACGAGTTCGTCCCGTCGTCCATAGCCCTATCGCGAGCGGTCGCCGCCGCGCGCGACTTCGCGGCGGGCAGTCGCCCTCTGCCTCGACGGGATTGGGACGCCCTGGCCGACGCGGGGAAGGAGGAGCTTGCCCGGCTCTTCGCGCGGCCGGAAGTGAAGACGATCCTCGAAGCCCCGACCCCCGGAAAGGAGTCCGCGGGTAATCTGCGCGCGGTGCGGCTCGCGGCCGCGCGGGACGCGCTGCTGGCGATGAGGCACGGGTACACGCTCGGGTTCGGGGAGGGGCTGCGCAACGACGCGAGAATGTTCGGCGCCGTCGCCGCCTCGCCCGGCGGCCAGGAGTGGGTCGGCCGTTTCCTCGCGAAGGACGCCGCCCAATCGTCGTTTCTGACCCTCCTCCCGCCGGCCGAACCGCGCGAGGGGAAAGCGCTCCCGATCACGAAGAAGGCCCCGGGCGACCGCCCCATCACCTTCGTCGAGATCGGGGAGATCGCCGCGATCCTCAAGGAAAAGATGAAGTCCGGTTATGTAACACCCTTACCGAAAAAGATTCTGAACGAGGTGATCGCGCTCCTCAAGGATCGCCCGTCCCCGGCGATCCTGGCGGAGATCGATCCGGAAAAATCCGGGAACATCGGCGCGCGGATCGCCTCGCTCCTCTCGAGGGGGAAGATCTCCGTGCGGGTGGTCGATCTCGGGACGGACGAAGGTTTCCGTCGCGAAAATGCCCGTCCGACGTGCGAAGTTCTCCTCGTCGAGAAGGATGGGGAGATCCTCTGGGAGGGGAAGAAGCGGTTCCGGACCGAACCGGGCGCACTCCCGCGCGTCTTTCTCCCGAAGGGATTCCTCGAGCGGAACCGCTCCCGTCCCCACGTGGTGTATCAGGCAATCATCCACCCGATCCTCGAGTGGGTGTTCGGCTACCCGCACATGATCGCGGTCCTCTCCGAGTCGGCGTACAACGCGATCCCTCCGGAAACCGCCGGAGGATTGAGCGACCTGAACCGGTACATCGCCGAAGGGGCGGGGCGCGATTTCGACTTCTCCTATTTCGACCGGATCCTGGTGGACGCGTACGAGCCGGAAGATTTCCGGAAAGAGGAACTTTCGAACTTCTTCGGGGGTGACGACCGGAAGGTGGGGACGGTCCTTGCCCGGGCGCGGGAGATGGGAGTCCGGTACCGGGAACTGGTCGCGGAGATCCGCGAAGGAATACGGGGAGAGATCGCCGCGCGGCAGGTCGCCGCCGGCCGGGCGGCGCTCGGTGAGGGAGACCCGGAGCGGGCGCTCCATCTCCTCCGACCCCTGGTCCTCTCTCCGGAAACTCCGTCGACTCACCGCGCGGAGGCGGCGGACGCGATCGCCGTGGCCATCCGGTCGTACGCCCTTGGAGCAGACCCCGCGTTCGAAGGGGTGACCGTCGCCGCCGGCGAGGTGACCGTGGAGAGTTGGGCGGACCCGCGGGCACGCGATCTCTCCCGCCTGCTTTCCCTTGCCCTGTCGCTCGCCCGAACCTCCGCGGGGAGCGGTCCCGGGGTCGGGGAATCCGTAGCGGGAAGTCCCGTACGCCGCACCGTCCACGTCGTCCGGGAGCTCGAGCGCCCCTCCGGGAAGTTCATCGACGGGAACGACGGGGTCCACTGGGTGTTCGAGAAGGGGTTCGTCCTCCGGCTCCTTTCCGGGATGGCCGAGGGGACCCTCGACGAGGGGATTCCCGCTCTCCTCGCCTGCCGCCTCCTGAGAGACGCCTCCTTCCCGGACGAGAAGCTCTCGATCGAGCGGCAGTTCTCGGCCGCCGTCAAGGGGACCCTCGAGGCGTATCGTTTCTTCCAATCTCTCCCGGAGGCGACGCGGAAGCAGATGGCGGAAACGTACGCGCGGCATCCTCCGGCCGACCCGCTGTTCCGCCTTTTCTCGTCGCTGGAGACGGAGGGGAATCCCGCCCGCGCCAGCCACATGATCCGGAGCATGACGGCGCGAACCCACTCCTACCGGCACGTCCGGTACCCGGACACCGCCCTCGCGGGGAAGGTGGTCGTGATCACCGGCGGCGGAACGGGGATGGGGCGAAGCCTTGCCCTCGAGGCGGCGCGACGCGGCGGGAACGTGGTGATCACCGGCCGGCGGCCCGCCCCGCTCCTCGAAACGAAGGCCGACATGGACGACCTCCTCCGGCACCTCGGTCTCACGAACCAGACCCTCTGTGTGCAGGGCGACGTCTCCGATCCGAAATACGTCGGGGAGATGTTCGAGCAGATCGAGAAGGAGTTCGGCCGCATCGACGTTCTGTACAACAACGCCGGCGTCTCGGGCCCGGTGGTGTTCGGCTCGGCGTACGAGGAGGGCCATTTCGACGAGTACCGGGAGGCGGTCAACGTCCACCTCACCGGATCGTGGATGGCGTCGCTCGAGGCGGCAAGGATCATGGAGGGACAGCCGGGCGGCGGGACGATCGTCATGGTGGGAACCTTCTACAGCGAGAGCATCCACCACCACGTCCTGCACGCCTACCCGGGGCGTCTGCCGTACACCTCCGCGCAATCCGCCAAGCTCGCCCTCGGGGATTACCTTGCATGGGCGCTCGCGGGGAAAGCGATCACCGTCCTCTCCCTCAACCCGTCGGCGGTCTCCACGGAGCGGATCCAGCGGGGAGCCGGCGTCTTCGACAAGGGGTCGAAGGCGCGCGCCCGCATCGGGCGCACCGTTTCGCCGGAAGCGCTGGAGAGGGACACCCTCGACCGGACGGTGGGGCACGCCTTCGTCGATCCCCGGGATTTCGCCGCGCTCGCGCTCGAGGTCGTCGAGGGCCCGTTCCGGCGGACGATCGGCGGAGTCCGCCTTCCGATGGGCGGCGTCACCTACGAACAGCCGCCGGGCGTCTTCCCCTCCCCCGCCGTGCTCTCGCGGTACCCCGACCTGGTCGGCAAGGTCGCGCTGCTGGTCGTGGGAGAAGCCCTCTCGGGGGACGTCCCCCTGATCGAGGCGTCCGCGGCCGCGCTGGCGCGCTCCGGCGCCTCCGTGGTCCTCTCCGGCGGCCGTCCGGAGATCCTCGAGCCGGCCGCCCTGAAGATCAACGCGCGCGGCGGGGAAGGGACCGCGACGGTCTCTCCCGTCAACCTCTCCCACCCCGCGCAGGTGCAGGAGCTGTTCGACAGCCTGCCGCGGATCGACCTCCTCCTGTACTTCACCGGGAGCGTGGACTGGAAACGGCCGCTGACGAATCTGCCGCACGACGAATGGACGGCGCGCGTGGACCGTTTCGGGTTGATCCCCCGCTTCCTCTGCTGGCAGGCCGAGCGTCGGATGGACCGGGACGGGACCGACGGCACGATCGTCCTGGTGGGGCCGGACCTCTCGGGCGCCCCGACGATCCGGGAGCGGAACCTCGTTCAGGTCTTCCAGGCGATGCTGCGCCCCGCGGTGGCGACCGAGGCCATGGAACGCGCGCTGATGCGAAAGGCGGGCACCGAAGGGACCGCCCCCGGTCCGGTGGCGAACGTGAATATCGGGCTCGTGCTCCCCGGCCGCACGGACGGCAGGAACCGGCAGGCCCGACCCGAAGCGACCGCCGCCTCCGTGCTCTGGTTCCTCGACGACGGCAAGCGCGTCTCGGGGGCGGTTCTCCTGCCCGACGAGCAGAACGCGATCGCTTCCCTGCCCCTCGACCCCGTGGAAATCCCGGCCACGGCATCGGGGAAGGTTGCCGTCGTCACCGGAGGGATCCGCAACCTCGGCAAGGAGATCTCTCTTCGGCTGGCGGCGGAGAGGGCGACGGTCGTCATCGGAAGCCGGTTTCCGCCGACGGGATCCAAGGATCCCGCTGAAGCCGAAAAGGCTCGAGGAGAGCTCGCCTCGGCCGACGCCGTCCTGACGCGGATGCGCCGCTCCGGGGGCCGCGCCTTGTGGGTGCACACGGACGTCGCACTGCCGGGGAGCGTGCGGGCGCTGCTCTCCGAGACGCGGAACCGGTTCGGCCGCATCGACCTGCTGGTCAACAATGCAGGCGCCGGGGGAAACTTCTCGCGGGTCGGGGATGTGATGAGGGATCACCGCGAGAATTTTTCCGCGGTTCTCGCCGCGAACTTCCTGGGACCCTGGGAGGCGATCGTCGCCGCGCGGGAGATCCTGCGGTCCCAGCCCGGCGGAGGCTCGATCGTCAACGTCTCCACGCACTACGCCGATCACCCGTACCTCTTCCGGACGATCTACACGGTATCGAAGATATTATTGAAGGCGCTGGCGAAAGCCGCGCGCGCCGGCCTGGCGGCCGACGGGATCTCCATCACCGACGTCGCGCCAACGCTCATCGCGGGTCCGAGGATGGAGTGGGTGATGCGGAACTACGCCACGAAGTTCTCCGCCGGGTTCGACGATTTCCCCGGCCTATCCCCCTCGGGCCGCAAGGTCCTGACGGAGGGGTTCCTCCGGTCGTTCGACGGCGCCGTTTCCGGCGCGGAGCGGGAAGCGGCCGCGGTATCGTTCCTCGCCGCCCTCCGGTCGCAGAAGATACCGAAGGACGCGCGCGAGCGGATCGAATCGTGGTACGGCCGGATCGGGGAGTGGTTCCGCTCCACGGTTCCCACGGCCCCGCCGCGGAACGAGGAGGTGGCGGAGGCGGTCCTGTTCGCCGCCAAGGACGGGCGGTTCCTCGAAAACCCGTTCCTCGCGATCACCACCCTGCCTCCCTTCTCCTCCTTCCCGCCGTCTCCGGGGTCCGGCAGGGTCCTCTCCGGCGGCGAACCCGGCACGATCGTGTCCACCGGCGACGCCGGAGCGTTGCACCGCCGCCTGCACGAGGCGCTCTCGGGAACGGGAGCCAGTGTGACGTCGCTCTCCGATGCAGAGTTGCCCGACGGTCAGGCGCGGATCCGACGGCCCGCCGGGCATCCCTCCGCGAAGGGCGCCCGGGGACGGGCGACGGAGACGCAGCAGCGCGCTCTCGACCTGTCCGATCCCCGCGTCGTCGAGCCGTGGCTCGACAACGCGCTCGTCGGCGCGCCGCCTCCGGCATTCGTCGTCCTGATCGTCGGGGTCCCGGGGGGAGGAAAAGGGGTTCTCGACGGCTCCGGGGAAGACCGCCTGCGGTTCCTCGGAAATGTCCGGAAATCGGTCACCCTGTTCGCCGAATCCGCGCGCGCGGTGCGGGACGGCGGTCACCTCGTCGTCGTCGGGCCTCCGGAATCGACCGGCGAGGGGCAGTTGATGCTGGCCGCCCTGCGGCAGACCGTCCGGACGTTCCTCGCCGAGCAACATTTCCTCCCCTCGGCGAAAACCGTTCGCGTCTCTCTCCTCGCCGGGCGCCCCCCGGGGGCGGAGCGGGAAACGGAGCGCGAGCTGATCGCGATCCTCGAAGGGACGCAGCCCCCCACTGTCGCGCCAGTGCCGGTGGGATACCCTCGACCCTAG
- a CDS encoding SCP2 sterol-binding domain-containing protein yields the protein MAETTVKGFFEGLPGKLNAKPEKVAGMNCVYQFRVTDAAWNVKLTDGKVAVAEGEAPSPNCTITIAEADFLDLVSGKLNGQMAFLTGKLKVAGDMGLALKLGSFIG from the coding sequence ATGGCGGAGACCACGGTGAAGGGATTCTTCGAGGGGTTGCCGGGGAAGTTGAACGCGAAACCGGAGAAGGTCGCAGGGATGAACTGCGTCTACCAGTTCCGCGTCACCGACGCCGCCTGGAACGTGAAATTGACCGACGGGAAGGTGGCCGTCGCGGAAGGGGAGGCGCCCTCCCCGAACTGCACCATCACGATCGCGGAGGCCGATTTCCTCGACCTCGTTTCCGGAAAGTTGAACGGGCAGATGGCGTTCCTCACCGGGAAGCTGAAGGTCGCCGGAGACATGGGGCTGGCGCTCAAGCTCGGGTCGTTCATCGGGTAG